From a region of the Fibrobacter sp. UWB16 genome:
- a CDS encoding TetR/AcrR family transcriptional regulator, with amino-acid sequence MSTKEKILETALTLFAENGYNGTSMEQIAQDVGIKAPSLYKHFKGKEDILNTLIDTAENRYEENFGSDKNIGKIPNSIDEFIHETVEKIRFTMSDPMIRKMRIFLVQEQFRNERLAEITTRHQIEGIQKMYQAIIEGMMQKGILAKGDSALLALEITAPVVILLSKVDRQPNCKKESLKIIQKHLQHFFETYKK; translated from the coding sequence ATGTCCACAAAAGAAAAAATCCTCGAAACCGCCCTGACACTTTTTGCCGAGAACGGTTATAACGGGACGAGTATGGAACAGATTGCCCAAGACGTAGGCATCAAGGCGCCATCACTCTACAAGCACTTCAAGGGCAAAGAAGACATTCTGAATACGCTCATAGATACAGCGGAAAACCGTTACGAAGAGAATTTCGGCTCCGACAAGAATATCGGCAAGATTCCCAATAGCATCGACGAGTTCATTCACGAAACGGTCGAAAAAATCCGCTTTACCATGAGCGATCCGATGATTCGTAAAATGCGCATTTTTCTAGTGCAGGAACAGTTCCGCAACGAGCGCCTCGCCGAAATCACGACGCGCCATCAAATCGAAGGCATTCAAAAAATGTACCAGGCAATTATCGAAGGGATGATGCAAAAGGGCATTCTAGCCAAAGGCGACTCTGCGTTGCTCGCGCTAGAAATTACGGCACCTGTCGTGATATTGCTTTCGAAAGTCGATAGGCAGCCCAACTGCAAAAAGGAATCGTTAAAAATCATCCAAAAGCACCTGCAACATTTTTTCGAGACTTATAAGAAATGA
- a CDS encoding TIGR02147 family protein, translated as MIEYIDYRKVIQDFYDEKKRTSAFSWRDFAKSAGFASAVFLKYVCEGKKNLSKAAASSVASAMGLSEFDAAYFNTMVAYGSAKNESDKVKAYEELCSMANQRKVRTLGANEYDYFRSWKNSVIRELAPAMPGAKPFEMAKACKPLISANDVDSTLNFLERSGLLVKDGNDVYHQTDKTISIGAVDVIPAAARNLQRQMGELALDAVSLPPSERSMSGITMGITRQGYERIVKALTEFRKQVLNIISKDGDTEQVYRLNFQFFPLTEKVRGER; from the coding sequence ATGATTGAATACATCGATTATCGAAAAGTCATCCAAGACTTTTATGACGAAAAAAAGCGAACTTCTGCTTTTTCATGGCGTGATTTTGCTAAGTCTGCCGGTTTTGCTTCTGCAGTTTTTCTTAAGTACGTTTGCGAAGGAAAAAAGAATCTGAGCAAAGCGGCAGCATCATCAGTTGCTTCTGCAATGGGACTTTCTGAATTTGATGCCGCTTATTTTAACACTATGGTTGCTTACGGTTCTGCAAAAAATGAAAGCGACAAGGTAAAGGCTTATGAGGAATTGTGCTCTATGGCGAACCAGCGAAAGGTTAGAACGCTCGGTGCAAATGAGTATGATTACTTCAGGTCCTGGAAAAACTCTGTTATCCGCGAATTAGCTCCGGCAATGCCTGGCGCAAAGCCTTTTGAAATGGCTAAAGCCTGTAAACCGTTGATTTCTGCGAATGATGTTGACTCCACTCTGAATTTTTTGGAAAGGAGCGGGTTGCTTGTCAAAGACGGCAATGATGTCTACCATCAAACGGACAAGACTATTTCTATTGGCGCCGTCGATGTGATTCCTGCGGCTGCTAGGAATTTGCAGCGTCAAATGGGTGAGCTTGCTTTAGATGCCGTCAGCTTGCCTCCTTCTGAGAGAAGTATGTCGGGCATTACCATGGGCATAACCCGTCAAGGGTATGAGCGGATTGTGAAGGCTCTTACGGAATTTCGCAAACAGGTTTTGAATATCATCTCCAAAGACGGTGATACGGAACAGGTTTATCGATTGAATTTTCAATTTTTCCCACTTACAGAAAAAGTTAGAGGAGAACGTTAA
- a CDS encoding dihydrofolate reductase family protein, with protein MNRPITTLFMLMSVDGKISTGSTDALDVDQDFPHIEGVKEGLHQYYEIEQTTDLWSFNTGRVQQKMGCNHKEMPTKSPVSFVLLDNTHLTEHGIRYFCARSKTFVLITSNPKHPAFSVHEENLHIIYQKELDLHRALASLKADYGCERLTVQSGGTINGLFLREKLFDFIDIVVAPVLIGGKETATLIDGNSLKSVEELHKLCALKLMDCTALQDSYLRLRYQVIK; from the coding sequence ATGAATCGTCCGATTACCACTTTGTTCATGCTAATGTCCGTTGATGGTAAAATCAGCACAGGTTCTACGGACGCGTTGGACGTAGACCAGGATTTTCCGCATATCGAAGGCGTCAAGGAAGGGCTGCACCAGTATTACGAAATCGAGCAGACAACCGACTTGTGGTCATTCAACACGGGCCGCGTCCAGCAAAAAATGGGCTGTAACCATAAAGAAATGCCAACCAAGTCGCCGGTATCGTTCGTTCTTTTGGACAACACGCACCTGACCGAACATGGCATCCGCTATTTTTGTGCGAGGTCCAAGACTTTTGTTTTAATCACATCGAATCCGAAGCACCCCGCGTTTTCAGTTCACGAAGAAAACTTACACATCATATACCAAAAAGAATTAGACTTGCACAGAGCCCTTGCAAGCCTGAAAGCGGATTATGGTTGCGAGCGGCTGACGGTGCAATCAGGCGGTACAATCAACGGACTCTTTTTGCGGGAAAAGTTATTTGACTTTATCGATATTGTAGTGGCACCAGTTTTGATTGGCGGAAAAGAGACCGCTACGTTGATTGACGGGAATTCGCTAAAATCCGTAGAAGAACTTCACAAGCTCTGTGCATTGAAACTGATGGACTGCACAGCTTTACAAGACTCTTATTTGAGACTACGTTATCAGGTTATTAAATGA